The following proteins come from a genomic window of Sorghum bicolor cultivar BTx623 chromosome 3, Sorghum_bicolor_NCBIv3, whole genome shotgun sequence:
- the LOC8075548 gene encoding putative dual specificity protein phosphatase DSP8, whose translation MRICELGDGDGGLVLQQEQQEEAVQASGGGELVRLKAKRALVGAGARVLFYPTLLYNVLRNRYEADFRWWDRVDQFILLGAVPFPSDVPRLKQLGVQGVVTLNEPYETLVPTSLYQANEIEHLVIPTRDYLFAPSLEDISQAIDFIHRNALQGGTTYVHCKAGRGRSTTIVLCYLIKYRNMTPEAALDHVRSIRPRVLLAPSQWHAVRSFGSLTTGQLPVRSTNLGCFLEAIEARCMNTENDDYHVMEFDCEDSGLPLSQIMLSKPASPTGCTDAVLITEADLEGYDTYIGTRKDAVSLVVATRRPIMRRLSCLFGSLKLNSSSCEPASSRFTEVRAC comes from the exons ATGAGGATCTGCGAATTGGGAGACGGTGACGGGGGGCTGGTGCttcagcaggagcagcaggaggaggcTGTTCAGGCGAGCGGTGGCGGCGAGCTCGTACGGCTTAAGGCGAAGCGCGCGCTCGTCGGCGCCGGCGCGAGGGTGCTGTTCTACCCGACGCTGCTCTACAACGTCTTGCGCAACCGGTACGAGGCCGACTTCCGGTGGTGGGATCGCGTCGACCAG TTTATTTTGCTTGGCGCTGTTCCTTTTCCAAGTGATGTTCCACGATTGAAGCAGCTTGGAGTTCAAGGGGTTGTAACGTTGAATGAACCTTATGAAACTCTTGTCCCAACATCTTTATACCAG GCGAATGAGATTGAGCACCTGGTAATTCCAACAAGAGATTATCTCTTTGCACCTTCACTCGAGGATATTTCTCAAGCCATAGATTTCATCCACC GGAATGCATTACAAGGCGGTACTACGTATGTTCATTGTAAAGCTGGAAGAGGACGAAGCACCACTATTGTATTGTGCTACTTG ATTAAATACAGGAACATGACCCCTGAAGCAGCTTTGGATCATGTCCGATCCATTAGGCCTAGAGTGCTTTTGGCACCATCGCAGTGGCAT GCTGTTAGGTCATTTGGAAGTCTCACCACTGGACAACTTCCAGTTCGGAGTACGAACCTGGGCTGCTTCTTAGAAGCCATTGAAGCTCGTTGTATGAACACGGAAAATGATGATTACCACGTGATGGAGTTTGACTGCGAAGATAGTGGCTTACCACTTTCTCAAATTATGCTATCTAAGCCAGCCAGCCCCACTGGGTGCACCGATGCAGTCCTCATAACAGAAGCAGATCTTGAGGGCTATGATACTTATATTGGTACTAGGAAAGATGCCGTGTCATTGGTAGTAGCCACTCGCAGGCCCATCATGAGGAGATTGTCCTGCCTCTTTGGCTCCCTGAAACTTAACAGCAGCAGTTGTGAACCAGCTTCAAGCCGGTTCACTGAGGTTCGTGCCTGCTAG